Proteins from one Limanda limanda chromosome 4, fLimLim1.1, whole genome shotgun sequence genomic window:
- the LOC133000022 gene encoding N6-adenosine-methyltransferase TMT1A-like, which yields MTCLLKLCRLLCCALTLPFALMKLTGLGGVYHRFFPFLAYNITFSYNARTHGIKRELFRNVARFASSDGSLRLLEIGCGSGANFRFYPGGCTVTCTDPNPHFSSFLRRSMADNTHLTYEEFMVVSGENMEEVQGESVDVVVCTLVLCSVRDVQEVLQEVRRVLRPGGAFFFLEHVVSDPSSWTYFFQHVLEPVWYYLGDGCMITRATWKDLEAAGFSELHLKQVEAPGVTSLIRPHIMGFSIK from the exons ATGACTTGTCTCctgaagctctgcagactccTCTGCTGTGCCCTGACTCTGCCCTTCGCCCTGATGAAGCTCACAGGCCTGGGCGGTGTTTACCATCGCTTCTTTCCCTTCCTCGCCTACAACATCACGTTCTCATACAACGCCAGGACGCACGGCATCAAGAGGGAGCTCTTCAGGAACGTGGCCCGCTTCGCCAGCAGCGACGGGAGCCTGCGCCTGCTGGAGATCGGCTGCGGCAGCGGGGCGAACTTCCGGTTCTACCCCGGCGGCTGCACGGTGACCTGCACCGACCCCAACCCGCACTTCAGCAGCTTCCTGCGCAGGAGCATGGCCGACAACACGCATCTGACCTACGAGGAGTTCATGGTGGTGTCAGGggagaacatggaggaggtgcagggcGAGTCTGTGGATGTGGTGGTGTGCACGCTGGTGCTCTGCTCCGTCAGGGACGTGcaggaggtgctgcaggaggtGCGACGCGTCCTCAGACCT GGCGGAGCCTTCTTCTTTCTGGAACATGTTGTCTCAGATCCGTCTTCATGGACATACTTCTTTCAGCATGTGCTTGAACCTGTGTGGTACTACCTCGGGGATGGGTGCATGATCACCAGAGCCACATGGAAAGATCTAGAAGCCGCTGGTTTCTCTGAACTTCACTTAAAACAAGTTGAGGCTCCAGGGGTGACATCATTGATAAGACCACATATCATGGGATTTTCCATTAAGTGA
- the atf1 gene encoding cyclic AMP-dependent transcription factor ATF-1 isoform X2, producing MSLGGGSVAVVQLPGGQFQVQGVIQSAQSSVIQSPQVQSAQSQGSDSDDSQDSSDSGATAQHTREILARRPSYRKILNELSSEEVSHIDGKDNSPASTGVTGVSLSSGQIYQTSGGQYITIGPNGTIQLATTCTEGIQGLQAVTMANSAGAQQGTTILQYAQTPDGQQILVPSNQVVVQGAGGEVQTYQIRTATASSSMPQTVVMSSPMGISQGKSDDPTFKREVRLAKNREAARECRRKKKEYVKCLENRVAVLENQNKTLIEELKTLKDLYCVKTG from the exons ATGTCGCTAGGCGGTGGTTCTGTGGCTGTTGTACAGCTGCCAGGGGGTCAGTTCCAGGTGCAAGGAGTGATCCAGTCTGCACAGTCATCAGTCATTCAATCCCCTCAGGTGCAGTCTGCACAG TCCCAGGGTTCAGACAGTGACGATTCACAGGACTCATCAGACAGTGGGGCAACAGCCCAACACACCAGAGAAATACTGGCAAGGCGTCCCTCATACag aaaaattctaaatgAGCTTTCTTCGGAGGAAGTGTCACACATTGATGGGAAGGACAACAGCCCAGCATCCACAGGAGTGACAGGGGTTTCACTATCCAGCGGCCAAATCTACCAGACCAGCGGCGGCCAGTACA TTACTATAGGTCCGAATGGCACAATCCAGCTGGCGACTACGTGCACCGAAGGCATTCAGGGGTTACAGGCTGTCACCATGGCCAACTCTGCTGGCGCCCAGCAAGGCACCACCATCCTTCAATATGCCCAGACCCCTGATGGGCAGCAGATACTGGTGCCCAGCAACCAGGTCGTTGTACAAG gtgcaggaggagaagtaCAAACATACCAGATTCGCACAGCGACCGCATCCAGCTCCATGCCTCAGACTGTAGTTATGTCCTCTCCTATGGGAATATCTCAGGGCAAGTCTGATGATCCAACATTTAAGAGAGAAGTCAGGCTGGCAAAAAACAG AGAGGCAGCCCGTGAATGTCGAAGGAAGAAAAAGGAATACGTTAAATGCCTGGAAAACCGTGTCGCTGTCCTCGAGAACCAAAACAAGACCCTGATAGAAGAACTGAAAACATTAAAGGACCTTTATTGTGTTAAAACGGGATAA
- the atf1 gene encoding cyclic AMP-dependent transcription factor ATF-1 isoform X1 codes for MEEVQQGSNGTETAISTLLSSSQFSQIAQQMSLGGGSVAVVQLPGGQFQVQGVIQSAQSSVIQSPQVQSAQSQGSDSDDSQDSSDSGATAQHTREILARRPSYRKILNELSSEEVSHIDGKDNSPASTGVTGVSLSSGQIYQTSGGQYITIGPNGTIQLATTCTEGIQGLQAVTMANSAGAQQGTTILQYAQTPDGQQILVPSNQVVVQGAGGEVQTYQIRTATASSSMPQTVVMSSPMGISQGKSDDPTFKREVRLAKNREAARECRRKKKEYVKCLENRVAVLENQNKTLIEELKTLKDLYCVKTG; via the exons ATGGAAGAAGTACAGCAGGGCAGCAATGGCACTGAGACTGCCATTTccactctcctctcatcctctcagtTCTCACAGATAGCCCAACAG ATGTCGCTAGGCGGTGGTTCTGTGGCTGTTGTACAGCTGCCAGGGGGTCAGTTCCAGGTGCAAGGAGTGATCCAGTCTGCACAGTCATCAGTCATTCAATCCCCTCAGGTGCAGTCTGCACAG TCCCAGGGTTCAGACAGTGACGATTCACAGGACTCATCAGACAGTGGGGCAACAGCCCAACACACCAGAGAAATACTGGCAAGGCGTCCCTCATACag aaaaattctaaatgAGCTTTCTTCGGAGGAAGTGTCACACATTGATGGGAAGGACAACAGCCCAGCATCCACAGGAGTGACAGGGGTTTCACTATCCAGCGGCCAAATCTACCAGACCAGCGGCGGCCAGTACA TTACTATAGGTCCGAATGGCACAATCCAGCTGGCGACTACGTGCACCGAAGGCATTCAGGGGTTACAGGCTGTCACCATGGCCAACTCTGCTGGCGCCCAGCAAGGCACCACCATCCTTCAATATGCCCAGACCCCTGATGGGCAGCAGATACTGGTGCCCAGCAACCAGGTCGTTGTACAAG gtgcaggaggagaagtaCAAACATACCAGATTCGCACAGCGACCGCATCCAGCTCCATGCCTCAGACTGTAGTTATGTCCTCTCCTATGGGAATATCTCAGGGCAAGTCTGATGATCCAACATTTAAGAGAGAAGTCAGGCTGGCAAAAAACAG AGAGGCAGCCCGTGAATGTCGAAGGAAGAAAAAGGAATACGTTAAATGCCTGGAAAACCGTGTCGCTGTCCTCGAGAACCAAAACAAGACCCTGATAGAAGAACTGAAAACATTAAAGGACCTTTATTGTGTTAAAACGGGATAA
- the LOC132999356 gene encoding N6-adenosine-methyltransferase TMT1A-like, which yields MSTVMRCCHWAVYALCLPFHVLHAVGLWALYKRVFPFCVHRVSAAYSKKMHDTKQQLFRSLPEFRGSARPLTILEVGCGTGTNFEFYPSGSRVICTDPNPHFQKYLQENMGNNDHLKYDRFVVASGEDLGSVEDGSVDVVVCTLVLCSVTSIQQTLRETQRVLRTGGAFFFLEHVVADPSTWTHFLQHVFQPLLCYLFDGCHVNRTTWKLLEAAEFSELKLRHMEAPLVFVIKPHIVGYAVK from the exons ATGTCCACGGTGATGAGGTGTTGCCACTGGGCCGTGTACGCGCTGTGTCTCCCGTTCCATGTGCTGCACGCCGTGGGTCTGTGGGCCCTGTACAAGCGTGTGTTCCCGTTCTGCGTGCACCGGGTCTCCGCCGCGTACAGCAAGAAGATGCACGACACCAAGCAGCAGCTGTTCCGCAGCCTGCCGGAGTTCCGCGGCTCCGCCCGGCCGCTCACCATCCTGGAGGTCGGCTGCGGCACCGGGACCAACTTCGAGTTCTACCCCTCCGGCAGCAGGGTGATCTGCACCGACCCCAACCCCCACTTCCAGAAGTACCTGCAGGAGAACATGGGCAACAACGACCACCTCAAGTACGACAGGTTCGTGGTGGCCTCGGGGGAGGACCTGGGGTCGGTCGAGGACGGCTCGGTGGACGTGGTGGTCTGCACCCTGGTGCTGTGCTCGGTCACCAGCATCCAGCAGACCCTGCGGGAGACCCAGCGTGTGCTGAGGACT GGTGGAGCCTTCTTTTTCCTGGAGCATGTCGTCGCAGACCCCTCGACCTGGACCCACTTCCTCCAGCACGTCTTTCAGCCTTTGTTGTGCTACTTATTTGACGGATGCCACGTCAACCGTACGACCTGGAAACTTCTGGAGGCGGCGGAATTCTCTGAGCTCAAACTCAGACACATGGAAGCTCCCCTGGTCTTTGTAATCAAACCGCACATCGTAGGCTACGCTGTTAAATAG